From the genome of Bordetella sp. H567, one region includes:
- a CDS encoding GNAT family N-acetyltransferase: MKPLQRTRGALSDAAAAGPSPDYQILPIAPAHIDGYRRALDSVARERRHLSFLEAPPSEQTRAFVMNNIAMRHPHFVALVGREIVGWCDIVPLGQRGFTHTGVLGMGVRPDWRGRGIGKALLNATIAAAAALDLTRVELEVYAANAVARALYQSYGFVEEGIKRKARYLDGRYEDIIIMARLLD, translated from the coding sequence ATGAAACCATTGCAGCGCACACGCGGCGCCCTATCCGACGCGGCGGCCGCGGGGCCGTCCCCGGACTACCAGATCCTGCCGATCGCGCCCGCTCATATCGACGGCTATCGGCGCGCATTGGACTCCGTTGCGCGTGAACGCCGGCATTTGAGCTTCCTGGAGGCGCCGCCATCGGAGCAGACGCGCGCCTTCGTCATGAACAACATCGCGATGCGCCATCCGCATTTCGTCGCGCTCGTCGGCCGCGAAATCGTCGGCTGGTGCGATATCGTTCCCCTGGGCCAGCGCGGTTTCACGCACACCGGCGTGCTGGGCATGGGCGTGCGTCCGGACTGGCGCGGCCGGGGCATCGGCAAGGCCTTGCTGAACGCCACCATCGCCGCCGCGGCGGCGCTGGACCTCACGCGTGTCGAACTCGAGGTCTATGCCGCCAACGCCGTGGCCCGCGCGCTATACCAGTCCTACGGTTTCGTCGAGGAAGGCATCAAGCGCAAGGCGCGCTACCTGGACGGCCGCTACGAGGACATCATCATCATGGCTCGGCTGCTGGACTGA
- a CDS encoding Bug family tripartite tricarboxylate transporter substrate binding protein has protein sequence MKLASLVAAGAAALAVGAAAHAAYPDHPIHVIVPFPPGGSTDVVTRIVVAKAQELLGQNIIVENRGGAGSIIGSDYVAKAVPDGYTLLVGQTAFAVNASLREKLPYDTVKDFTPIALMADHPGVFLAQYTKPYNTFKEFIAYTKANPGKVVYSSAGTGSWPHLAMAMLAKDAGLQMVHVPYQGTGPAKADLIAGRVDVKIEAYATSMGMVKDGKLKVLAVTSAQRDPILPDVPTIAELGYPGYETSYWIGLLGPAKMPPDVTAKLEKVFLQAVNDPEVKQKLDAQTIHPHPLPAKDLEALIHKEIDKWAAVIKDSNIDKQ, from the coding sequence ATGAAACTGGCCAGCCTCGTGGCCGCGGGCGCTGCTGCGCTCGCCGTCGGCGCCGCCGCGCATGCCGCCTATCCGGACCATCCCATCCACGTCATCGTGCCGTTCCCGCCGGGCGGGTCCACCGACGTGGTCACGCGCATCGTCGTGGCCAAGGCCCAGGAGCTGCTGGGCCAGAACATCATCGTGGAAAACCGCGGCGGCGCGGGCAGCATCATCGGTTCGGACTATGTGGCCAAGGCCGTGCCGGACGGCTATACGCTGCTGGTCGGCCAGACCGCCTTCGCGGTGAACGCCTCGCTGCGCGAGAAACTGCCCTACGACACCGTCAAGGATTTCACGCCGATCGCGTTGATGGCCGATCATCCGGGTGTCTTCCTGGCCCAGTACACCAAGCCCTACAACACGTTCAAGGAATTCATCGCCTACACCAAGGCCAATCCCGGCAAGGTCGTGTATTCGTCCGCCGGCACCGGCAGCTGGCCGCATCTTGCCATGGCGATGCTGGCCAAGGACGCCGGGCTGCAGATGGTGCACGTGCCCTATCAGGGCACGGGTCCGGCCAAGGCCGACCTGATCGCCGGCCGCGTGGACGTGAAGATCGAGGCCTATGCCACGTCGATGGGCATGGTCAAGGACGGCAAGCTGAAGGTGTTGGCGGTGACCAGCGCGCAGCGCGATCCCATCCTGCCCGACGTGCCTACCATCGCGGAGCTGGGCTATCCCGGCTATGAGACGTCGTACTGGATCGGCCTGCTCGGGCCCGCGAAGATGCCGCCGGACGTCACCGCCAAGCTGGAGAAAGTCTTCCTGCAGGCCGTGAACGATCCGGAGGTCAAGCAGAAGCTGGATGCGCAGACCATCCACCCGCATCCCCTGCCGGCCAAGGACCTGGAGGCGCTGATCCACAAGGAAATCGACAAGTGGGCGGCGGTCATCAAGGACAGCAACATCGATAAGCAATAA
- a CDS encoding MmgE/PrpD family protein translates to MHATLPAQAVSPQDAAPPRTAAAGMPTVAEQWAAFLHDTRFEDLPADIVARAKSRLLDALATAVAARDLPVPAVARRFVQANRGPATVIGHADTLPTVDAAFVNATLVNGCTHDDFLAKSHPGAVAIPAAMALGEAHGVGGAELLTAIVLGYDIVARAYLGSPGMLPAFRGTGVAGAIGAAAAAGRMLALDRARMVNALGCAAMFASGFGEGFRSGTMDVKLNVGWAARTGVSAAELAAAGATASPLAFEGESGYFRAFGRTAEHAAEATRDLGKRFLIEDVVYKERPVCIFVQTPVHLALTLKARHGFDAARIERVTIRAPWLTLTNPGYTNVAPYQTPLKARISVRFTVAAALLGRPVDEYAYYDNTADADVLALSDRIELLDPAPGQDGRVDLEVVCAGASHAISGLEMDSLTPTTDKIIAKFRRLTAPTMPAGRSEALLDMVLALQDVPDIGALTALLRPAQ, encoded by the coding sequence ATGCATGCAACGCTTCCGGCGCAAGCCGTTTCGCCGCAAGACGCGGCACCTCCGCGGACGGCAGCCGCCGGGATGCCCACCGTCGCCGAGCAATGGGCGGCATTCCTGCACGACACCCGCTTCGAGGACTTGCCCGCGGACATCGTTGCCCGCGCCAAGTCGCGGCTGCTGGATGCCCTGGCCACCGCGGTCGCCGCGCGCGACCTGCCGGTGCCTGCCGTGGCGCGCCGTTTCGTGCAGGCCAACCGCGGTCCCGCCACGGTGATCGGCCATGCGGACACGCTGCCCACCGTCGATGCCGCCTTCGTCAACGCAACCCTGGTGAACGGCTGCACCCATGACGATTTCCTGGCGAAGTCCCATCCGGGGGCGGTTGCTATCCCCGCCGCGATGGCACTGGGCGAAGCGCATGGCGTGGGCGGCGCCGAACTGCTGACCGCCATCGTGCTGGGCTATGACATCGTGGCGCGCGCCTATTTGGGATCGCCCGGCATGCTGCCCGCATTTCGCGGCACGGGCGTGGCCGGCGCGATCGGCGCGGCCGCCGCGGCAGGCAGGATGCTCGCGCTGGATCGGGCGCGGATGGTCAACGCCCTGGGCTGCGCGGCGATGTTCGCCTCCGGCTTCGGCGAAGGTTTCCGTTCCGGGACCATGGACGTCAAGCTGAACGTGGGCTGGGCCGCCCGTACCGGCGTATCGGCGGCCGAACTGGCCGCGGCGGGCGCCACGGCATCGCCGCTGGCCTTCGAAGGCGAGTCCGGCTACTTCCGCGCCTTCGGCCGAACGGCCGAGCACGCCGCCGAGGCCACGCGCGATCTGGGCAAGCGCTTTCTCATCGAGGACGTCGTTTACAAGGAACGGCCGGTATGCATCTTCGTGCAGACGCCGGTGCACCTGGCGCTGACGCTGAAGGCGCGGCACGGCTTCGACGCGGCCCGCATCGAGCGTGTGACCATACGCGCGCCATGGCTGACCCTGACCAATCCGGGCTACACCAATGTGGCGCCGTACCAGACGCCGTTGAAAGCGCGCATCAGCGTGCGCTTTACCGTCGCGGCCGCGCTGCTGGGCCGTCCGGTGGACGAATACGCCTACTACGACAACACCGCCGATGCCGACGTCCTGGCGCTGTCCGACCGGATCGAGCTGCTCGATCCGGCGCCGGGGCAGGACGGCCGCGTCGATCTCGAGGTGGTGTGCGCGGGCGCCTCGCACGCGATTTCCGGCCTGGAGATGGACAGCCTGACGCCGACCACCGACAAGATCATCGCCAAGTTCCGCCGCCTGACCGCGCCCACCATGCCGGCAGGGCGAAGCGAGGCGTTGCTGGACATGGTGCTCGCGCTGCAGGACGTGCCGGACATCGGCGCGCTGACGGCCTTGCTGCGACCCGCCCAATGA